The proteins below come from a single uncultured Desulfovibrio sp. genomic window:
- a CDS encoding DnaA/Hda family protein translates to MLLRQDVDRVLEKSEPGVPRPWLHGLDLRQEDACLLVTFPHALYARFFAPHKTAFEAALAACLPELTAIRYQVGTPSGAEVPAAPLGGTPLPPQQEPACASPAPSHAAAADNGTGNGPELETFLCNAKNAFPLAAVQRIATSAPGGAYSPLVLYGRSGTGKTHLLQALAQQLQRRGWRVRVAPAARFCRHAAAWAQHPELFWQHCDALLLDDMQDILEEAEWQHHLLLLLDSCPPDRQCVLALSGTARLLRQLSPRLLGRLENGLVTELLEPDLDVRLRYLQAFCRQHGLTLPREDQLFLARQCPQLRLLQGMLRKVSAFAHLKKTALTRTDLENIARTGGTRPAAGHREILEEVARHYALPPEEMLGTGRRPQLVLARQIAMYLCRRRLGLSYPELGRVFGGRDHSTVIHAVKKIRKMLVSNKDVQHLVTRLENTLP, encoded by the coding sequence ATGCTATTGCGGCAGGATGTGGACAGAGTGCTGGAAAAATCGGAACCAGGCGTGCCGCGCCCCTGGCTGCACGGCCTTGACCTGCGCCAGGAAGATGCCTGCCTGCTGGTAACCTTTCCGCACGCTCTCTATGCCCGCTTTTTTGCACCGCACAAAACGGCCTTTGAAGCGGCCCTTGCGGCCTGCCTGCCGGAACTGACGGCCATCCGCTATCAGGTGGGCACGCCCTCCGGGGCCGAGGTGCCGGCGGCGCCGTTGGGCGGCACCCCGCTTCCGCCGCAGCAGGAGCCTGCGTGCGCCAGCCCGGCGCCGTCCCATGCCGCCGCTGCGGACAACGGCACAGGCAATGGCCCGGAACTGGAAACGTTCCTCTGCAATGCCAAGAATGCCTTTCCCCTGGCGGCGGTGCAACGTATTGCCACATCGGCCCCCGGCGGGGCCTACAGTCCGCTGGTGCTCTATGGCCGCAGCGGCACGGGCAAGACCCATCTGCTTCAGGCGCTGGCGCAGCAGCTCCAGCGCCGGGGCTGGCGTGTGCGCGTGGCTCCGGCGGCCCGCTTCTGCCGCCACGCCGCCGCCTGGGCACAGCACCCGGAACTTTTCTGGCAGCACTGCGATGCGCTGCTGCTTGATGACATGCAGGACATTCTGGAAGAAGCGGAATGGCAACATCATCTGCTTCTGCTGCTGGACAGCTGCCCCCCGGACCGGCAGTGCGTGCTGGCCCTGTCCGGCACGGCACGGCTGCTGCGCCAGCTGTCGCCCCGCCTGCTGGGACGCCTGGAAAACGGTCTGGTGACAGAACTGCTGGAACCGGACCTGGATGTGCGCCTGCGCTATTTGCAGGCCTTCTGCCGGCAGCACGGACTGACGCTGCCCCGCGAGGATCAGCTCTTTCTGGCCCGGCAGTGTCCGCAGCTGCGCCTGCTTCAGGGTATGCTGCGCAAGGTCAGCGCCTTTGCCCATCTGAAAAAGACGGCCCTGACCCGGACGGACCTGGAAAATATCGCCCGCACCGGGGGCACCCGCCCCGCTGCCGGGCATCGCGAAATTCTGGAAGAGGTGGCCCGGCATTATGCCCTGCCGCCGGAAGAAATGCTGGGCACCGGGCGGCGCCCGCAGCTGGTTCTGGCCCGGCAGATTGCCATGTATCTCTGCCGTCGCCGCCTGGGACTTTCCTATCCGGAACTGGGGCGCGTCTTTGGCGGAAGAGACCACAGTACGGTCATCCATGCGGTTAAAAAGATTCGCAAAATGCTGGTTAGCAACAAAGATGTGCAACATCTGGTGACACGACTGGAAAATACTCTTCCCTAA
- the dnaN gene encoding DNA polymerase III subunit beta, whose amino-acid sequence MKLSVMKEQIIDGLQKAAAIIPAKAGAAYLRSIWLRADAGSLSVMATDANIEFTGRYPAEVQETGLIGVQGRAFVDLVRQLPAGPLQLTLDAESHTLLLEQGRRSYKLPVNGEEWFQNFSAFPEGEAVTWSGDFLQDLLDRVVFCISDDDAMDAIACLYMKPTGNGRIDVCGLNGHQFALVSFVHDELAARLPQDGVLIQKKYLQDLKKWLGVDEIELNITDKRLYLRTLNGAESLSLPRAGHQYPDYNVFMSRLEGEGASRLTVDRREAMDALGRILIFNTESDRCTYLDLSAQEAQLSAQGQDTGSASENLEVTYDGSIRRIAFPTRNLMEVLGHFVSASVDLTLTGAEGPCGIRGSDDPDYTVIIMPMKVSETTYYSEEDV is encoded by the coding sequence ATGAAACTCTCTGTAATGAAAGAGCAGATCATCGATGGCCTGCAAAAGGCCGCGGCCATCATTCCCGCCAAGGCAGGGGCGGCCTATCTGCGTTCCATCTGGCTGCGGGCCGATGCCGGCAGCCTTTCCGTCATGGCCACGGATGCCAATATCGAATTTACGGGACGCTATCCGGCAGAAGTGCAGGAAACGGGCCTCATCGGCGTGCAGGGGCGGGCCTTTGTGGACCTTGTCCGGCAGCTGCCGGCCGGCCCCCTGCAGCTGACCCTGGATGCGGAAAGCCATACCCTGCTGCTGGAACAGGGACGCCGCAGCTACAAGCTGCCCGTCAATGGCGAGGAATGGTTTCAGAATTTTTCGGCCTTTCCCGAAGGTGAGGCCGTCACCTGGTCCGGCGATTTCTTGCAGGACCTGCTGGACAGGGTGGTGTTCTGCATCAGCGATGATGACGCCATGGACGCCATTGCCTGCCTGTACATGAAGCCCACGGGCAACGGGCGTATTGATGTCTGCGGTCTCAACGGCCATCAGTTTGCCCTGGTGTCCTTTGTGCATGACGAGCTGGCCGCCCGGCTGCCCCAGGACGGCGTGCTCATCCAGAAAAAGTACCTCCAGGACCTCAAGAAGTGGCTGGGCGTGGACGAGATCGAACTGAACATCACGGACAAGCGCCTGTACCTGCGCACGCTCAACGGCGCCGAAAGCCTGAGCCTGCCCCGTGCCGGGCATCAGTATCCCGACTACAATGTCTTCATGAGCCGCCTGGAAGGGGAGGGTGCAAGCCGCCTGACGGTGGACCGTCGGGAAGCCATGGATGCCCTGGGCCGCATTCTCATCTTCAATACCGAAAGCGACCGCTGCACCTATCTGGACCTTTCGGCGCAGGAAGCCCAGCTTTCTGCCCAGGGGCAGGATACGGGATCGGCAAGCGAGAATCTGGAAGTAACGTATGATGGCAGCATCCGCCGCATTGCCTTCCCCACGCGCAACCTCATGGAAGTGCTGGGGCATTTTGTGTCCGCCTCGGTTGATCTGACGCTGACCGGCGCCGAGGGACCGTGCGGCATCCGCGGCAGTGACGATCCCGATTATACGGTCATCATCATGCCCATGAAGGTTTCCGAAACGACCTATTACAGCGAGGAAGACGTTTAA
- the gyrB gene encoding DNA topoisomerase (ATP-hydrolyzing) subunit B, with amino-acid sequence MAPDNAAGSYNAASITILEGLSAVRKRPAMYIGSTDARGLHHLVYEVVDNSIDEAMAGFCTHITVILHADNSVTVRDDGRGIPVDIHPKEGVPAVQVVMTKLHAGGKFDNNSYKVSGGLHGVGVSCVNALSESLTVTVRRDGKRYRQHYARGVPQDELQVIGTHVEGHGTTVTFKPDEEIFEVLEFSYDTLKKRFEELAYLNRGLTIECIDERTGQKHVFLADGGIRQFVMDLNEGETPLHPVIDCEGVQDNVTVDFAMQYTAAYKENIHTFANNIRTAEGGTHLVGFRTALTRAINGYVKNQPDILKKLKGTVLSGDDVREGLTAIVSVKLPQPQFEGQTKTKLGNSEVAGLVAGIVYDKLNEYFEENPKDIRTIVEKAMDAARARDAARRAKELVRRKGALSDNALPGKLADCQSKDPAESELFIVEGDSAGGSAKQGRNPRNQAILPLRGKILNTERTRFDKMLANKEVKNLITAMGAGIGAEDTDLDKLRYHKIIIMTDADVDGAHIRTLLLTFFFRQYQEMVEKGYVYIAQPPLYRAHNARFEKFIKDDAELNDFLLHRVSEDVTIVAENGRSYTGQDLLDLMRRIEKLEVRVNDAENTGMPRDLFLALVMYDRPVDAELVQSGSEDLLQWLNGHGYLLTLEREASEEGEERVFAVFESTGSHHTRRGMEFFASRLYRQSWQLFDALRTECGGFSFTLRRRDGEAKADSIFSLMQMTLDEARRGINIQRYKGLGEMNPEQLWVTTMNPENRVLFQVSVEDANEASDAFEELMGDRVGPRREFIERNALSVQDLDI; translated from the coding sequence ATGGCTCCTGACAATGCCGCCGGCAGTTACAATGCCGCCTCCATCACCATTCTTGAGGGACTTTCCGCCGTGCGGAAGCGCCCGGCCATGTACATTGGTTCCACCGATGCGCGCGGCCTGCACCACCTGGTGTATGAAGTGGTGGACAATTCCATCGACGAAGCCATGGCCGGCTTCTGCACGCATATCACCGTCATCCTGCATGCCGACAATTCCGTCACCGTGCGTGATGACGGGCGCGGCATTCCGGTGGACATTCACCCCAAGGAAGGGGTGCCCGCCGTTCAGGTGGTCATGACCAAGCTGCATGCCGGCGGCAAGTTTGACAATAACAGCTACAAGGTTTCCGGCGGCCTGCACGGCGTGGGGGTTTCCTGCGTCAATGCCCTTTCCGAATCGCTCACCGTCACGGTGCGCCGCGACGGCAAGCGCTACCGCCAGCACTATGCCCGCGGCGTGCCCCAGGACGAATTGCAGGTCATCGGTACCCATGTGGAAGGGCACGGCACGACCGTGACCTTCAAGCCGGACGAGGAAATTTTCGAGGTTCTGGAATTCTCCTATGACACGCTGAAAAAGCGCTTCGAGGAGCTGGCTTACCTCAACCGCGGTCTGACCATCGAGTGCATTGACGAGCGCACGGGACAGAAGCATGTGTTCCTCGCCGACGGAGGCATCCGTCAGTTTGTCATGGACCTCAACGAGGGGGAAACGCCCCTGCATCCGGTCATTGACTGCGAAGGCGTGCAGGACAATGTGACCGTGGACTTTGCCATGCAGTACACGGCCGCCTACAAGGAAAACATCCATACCTTTGCCAACAATATCCGCACGGCAGAAGGGGGAACCCATCTGGTGGGCTTCCGGACGGCGCTGACCCGCGCCATCAACGGCTATGTGAAGAACCAGCCGGATATTCTCAAGAAGCTCAAGGGAACGGTGCTCTCCGGGGACGATGTGCGCGAGGGGCTGACGGCCATTGTGAGCGTCAAGCTGCCGCAGCCGCAGTTCGAGGGCCAGACCAAGACCAAGCTGGGAAACAGCGAGGTGGCCGGCCTGGTGGCCGGCATTGTCTACGACAAGCTCAATGAATATTTCGAGGAAAATCCCAAGGATATCCGCACCATTGTAGAAAAGGCCATGGATGCGGCCCGCGCCCGCGACGCTGCCCGGCGCGCCAAGGAACTGGTGCGGCGCAAGGGGGCGCTGTCGGACAATGCCCTGCCCGGCAAGCTGGCTGACTGCCAGAGCAAGGACCCTGCGGAGTCGGAACTGTTCATCGTGGAAGGGGACTCGGCAGGCGGTTCGGCCAAGCAGGGGCGCAATCCCCGCAATCAGGCCATTCTGCCCCTGCGGGGCAAGATTCTCAATACGGAGCGCACCCGCTTTGACAAGATGCTGGCCAACAAGGAGGTCAAGAACCTCATCACGGCCATGGGCGCGGGCATCGGCGCCGAAGATACGGACCTGGACAAGCTGCGCTACCACAAGATCATCATCATGACCGATGCTGACGTGGATGGCGCCCATATCCGCACCCTGCTGCTGACCTTCTTTTTCCGCCAGTATCAGGAAATGGTGGAAAAGGGTTATGTCTACATTGCCCAGCCGCCCCTTTACCGGGCGCACAATGCCCGCTTTGAAAAGTTCATCAAGGATGATGCGGAACTCAATGACTTTCTGCTGCATCGCGTGAGCGAGGATGTGACCATCGTGGCGGAGAACGGCCGAAGCTATACCGGTCAGGACCTGCTGGACCTCATGCGCCGCATCGAAAAGCTGGAAGTCCGGGTGAACGATGCGGAAAATACCGGCATGCCGCGCGACCTCTTCCTGGCGCTGGTCATGTATGACCGCCCCGTGGACGCGGAGCTGGTGCAGTCCGGCAGCGAGGACCTGCTGCAATGGCTCAACGGGCATGGCTATCTGCTGACCCTGGAACGGGAAGCCAGCGAGGAAGGGGAAGAACGTGTCTTTGCCGTTTTCGAGAGCACGGGCAGTCACCATACCCGGCGGGGCATGGAATTCTTTGCCTCCCGGCTCTACCGGCAGAGCTGGCAGCTCTTTGACGCCCTGCGTACGGAATGCGGCGGCTTCAGCTTTACCCTGCGCCGCCGGGATGGCGAAGCCAAGGCCGACAGCATCTTCAGCCTCATGCAGATGACGCTGGACGAGGCCCGGCGCGGCATCAACATCCAGCGGTACAAGGGCCTGGGCGAAATGAACCCCGAACAGCTCTGGGTAACCACCATGAATCCCGAAAACCGCGTGCTGTTCCAGGTTTCGGTGGAAGATGCCAACGAGGCGTCGGATGCCTTCGAGGAACTCATGGGAGATCGTGTGGGGCCGCGCCGGGAATTCATCGAGCGCAATGCCCTGAGCGTGCAGGACCTGGATATCTAG